A stretch of Malus sylvestris chromosome 11, drMalSylv7.2, whole genome shotgun sequence DNA encodes these proteins:
- the LOC126590968 gene encoding non-specific lipid transfer protein GPI-anchored 15-like translates to MAFKGIEMVLALVLGSMLLGGVMAQLSCTSTITSLVPCLNFVTGNTSNPSSSCCSQLSNVVQSSPKCLCSLVNGASSLGITINQTLALSLPRACKVQTPPPSQCQGAKGPSTSSSTPPASSPAASSNETPSEASTPEASISPLASDIPSSSGGGSKTVPSTNGNTSDGSTSRAPLHFVLFLVFVMSFASSLAKF, encoded by the exons ATGGCATTCAAAGGAATTGAGATGGTTCTAGCCCTGGTCCTTGGGTCCATGCTATTGGGTGGAGTCATGGCTCAGTTAAGCTGCACCAGCACAATCACAAGCCTGGTTCCATGCCTCAACTTCGTTACTGGAAACACATCAAACCCTTCATCTTCTTGCTGCTCACAGCTCTCTAATGTTGTCCAGTCATCACCTAAGTGCCTTTGCTCTTTGGTCAACGGTGCCAGCTCATTGGGCATCACCATAAACCAAACACttgctttgtcattgcccaGGGCTTGCAAAGTGCAAACTCCTCCCCCTAGCCAATGTCAAG GTGCCAAGGGACCTTCAACTTCATCATCAACTCCTCCAGCAAGTTCCCCAGCAGCTTCCTCCAATGAAACACCTTCAGAAGCTTCTACTCCTGAAGCGTCCATTTCGCCATTGGCCTCGGACATTCCTTCATCTTCAG GAGGAGGTTCGAAAACAGTCCCATCCACAAACGGTAACACATCCGACGGAAGCACCAGCAGAGCACCTCTTCATTTTGTGCTCTTTCTCGTTTTTGTTATGTCATTTGCTTCTTCGCTCGCCAAATTTTGA
- the LOC126590965 gene encoding non-specific lipid transfer protein GPI-anchored 16-like: protein MDSFKDFRLSLIPITLLIISLRWVNGQISTPCTTSMISSITPCVNFITGSTSSGAPPTAGCCNSLKSIMGTGMDCACLLITGGVPFQLPINQTLALSLPRVCGMGAVPLQCKASGSPLAAPGSGLLGPTPPPTASSPLSPGDSMAVAAGPAPESGTSDDLQPASPSDEPEAPTQSTKGVGRPQLTPSASSLTYVPPPSFILIILGIMVFKSY from the exons ATGGACTCATTCAAGGACTTTCGATTGAGTCTAATCCCAATTACCCTCCTTATTATTTCACTAAGATGGGTTAATGGGCAGATTAGTACACCATGCACAACCTCAATGATAAGCAGCATCACTCCATGCGTAAATTTCATCACCGGGAGTACAAGCAGCGGCGCACCACCGACAGCCGGATGTTGCAATTCGTTAAAGTCAATAATGGGCACGGGCATGGACTGCGCTTGTCTTCTTATAACCGGCGGTGTCCCTTTCCAACTGCCCATTAACCAAACCCTTGCGCTTTCTCTTCCTCGAGTTTGTGGGATGGGAGCCGTCCCACTGCAATGCAAAG CCTCTGGTAGTCCTTTAGCTGCTCCAG GTTCTGGGTTACTAGGGCCAACACCCCCACCAACAGCTTCTTCACCTCTAAGTCCAGGAG ATTCTATGGCGGTTGCAGCAGGTCCTGCACCAGAATCTGGAACATCTGATGATCTGCAGCCAGCATCTCCATCAGATGAACCAGAAGCTCCAACACAAAGTACCAAAGGAGTCGGAAGACCACAGCTGACCCCATCAGCATCTAGTTTAACCTATGTTCCCCCACCATCTTTCATACTGATAATTTTGGGAATTATGGTTTTCAAGTCCTACTAA